ACTGGCCTTTTACGAATGGGTCAAAGAAGCCACGGCCTGGATCGAGCAGTACAACGCAGACCGCGTTGCGGCGGGGGAAGCGCCCGCGCGACGCGTGCGCGGGACGACGCGCGGCGCGTTCCAGAATCGGTGGCTGAATCCGTCCGAGTGGCAGGACATGCTGGTGCAGGCCGGCTTCGAGGTGCGCGATGTCCACGAGCGCACGGTCGTGCTCAATCCCACGGCCTTGGCGGCCATTGGCGCCTACGGCGGGATGGCGAAGGTCGCACTGAGCGGCTATCCTGTCGAACTGGCTTCTCAAGCGCTCGAGGCTTCCGTAGGCAAGGCCCTCGAGAACTGCCAACTCACCAGCGTACCGCGAAACTGGCTGGAGATTTGTGCCGTGCGACGAGCAAGTTGATTCGTCGCACGGACTCCGACCAGCCAGTTGGCGTGACGTGGGTTCCGCGATTCAGGTCCAGTTTCAATATCGTGGGAGAGATGTCCGGTATGTCGAACGAAGGTAAGAGCGTGCAGTACGATCGCGACGTCATTCAGCGCGAGCTCGTCGCCATCTTGACGGACATGACCGCCGACTGGGATACGTCCTATACGGGTGGCATTCAGGGTGACACACGTTTGATCGAAGATCTTGGCTTCGAGTCGATCGACGTGGTTCAATTGGTAGTGGCGATCGAAGGACAATTCCAACGCAAGGACTTACCCTTCGAGGAACTGCTGATGGTCGATGGCCGCTACGTGGAAGAGCTCCAGGTAAAGGCGATCGTCGATTTTCTTGCCCGACAGTTTGGGGCATAGGCGCGGGCAAAGGTCGGGTCGTATCGGTTGGCGCGGCTCTAACGGAACCGGGCTGTCGCCTTGCCGCCAGTGACGAGTTCTCGGCGGGACTCGTCCCCTTTCCAGGTTGGGGGAATGGCGGCGCTGATCGTTGAAAACTCGACTCTGTGCTGGAACGAGAACGAGGGAACGTAGTTACAATCGTAGGTGGGAGTTGCGATCGCCCTTGAAGGATCACCAGCCGGACTCTTTTCCGGACGGGGTGAGAACCTTGCAAAATGCGGGAGTCGCACTTTCTGCCTGTCGCTTTCCCACTCGCTATTCCAGGTGAATTCTCTTGTCACGTCCTCGTCCGATTGCCGTCATTGGCCTTGATTGCGCTGAAGCCTCACTGGTCTTTCGAGAGTTTCGCGACGAATTGCCCCATCTGCGCGGACTGATGGAGTCGGGCAGTTATGGCGTGCTGAATAGTTGTCATCCGCCGATCACGGTGCCGGCCTGGGCCTGCATGACCAGCGGTTACGATGCTGGCCAACTGGGCGTCTACGGTTTCCGCAACCGCAAAGATCACAGCTACGAAAATCTCAGCCTGGCCTTATCGACGTCGATCAAAAAGCCACGCATCTGGGATCACTTCAGTGCGGCCGGGCGAACCTCGATCTGCCTGGGCGTACCGCAGACGTTTCCGATTCTGAAACCCCCCAAGGGAATCATGATCAGCAGCTTTCTGACACCCGACAAGGAATCGCCGTGGTGCGTGCCCAAGTCGCTGGCGCCCGAGGTCGACCGTGTGGCCGAGGGAGACTACATCATCGATGCGCGCAATTTTCGCACGCACGATAAGAAATGGCTGCTCGAAGAAATCCGCACCATGACGCGCCGGCGGTTCCTCGTGGCCGATCATCTGGCGACGACGCAGCCGTGGGATCTGTTCTGGATGGTCGAGATGGGGACCGATCGCATCCATCACGGCTTCTGGCACTACTGCGACCCGACGCATCCCAAGTTCCCGGGCGAGGATAATCCCTTCCGCTGGGCCTTGCGAGATTACTATCGTGAAATCGACGGCTACATCGGCCGCCTGTTATCGAAGCTACCGGCCGAGACGCTGGTCGTGGTCGTCTCCGACCATGGCGCGCAGCCGATGTATGGCGGCATCGCCGTCAATGAGTGGTTGATTCAAAAGGGGTACCTCGTCCTGCACGAATATCCGAGCGAGCCGACTCCAACGCCCAAGCTCAAGATCGACTGGTCGCAGACCCGTGTCTGGAGCGAGGGGGGCTACTATGCCCGCGTTTTCTTCAACGTGAAGGGACGCGAGCGAAATGGCGTGATCGAGCCGCACGAGTACGAGGCCTGGCGCGACCGGATCATCGCCGAGATGGAGGCGTTGCCCGGTCCTGACGGGCAGCCGATCGGCACGCGAGTCCATCGCCCTGAAGAATTGTTCCGCGAGCAGAACAACATTCCGCCCGACCTGATTACGTACTGGGGTATGATGAGTTGGCGCAGCGTGGGAACGGTCGGTGGACGCGAGATCTACGTCCCCGAGAATGACACCGGTCCCGACGAGGCGAACCACGACTGGAGCGGAATCTTCATCAGCCGCGACCCGCTCGTGGCCGGGGGGGGCGAGGTAGAAGGTTTGCGTTTGCTCGACGTGGGTGTCAGCTTATTAGCGGCCGCCGGACTGCCGGTGCCCGCTGATACGGCGGGTCAACCGAGCATTCGCTGGAGCTGAAGCATACGGCGTCCGTAAGAAATGAGACGCCTACCGACGGCGCGTTGCCGTCGGACAAAAGGCCCCTGGCGAGCGCCGTTCGGCGCGACCTCGTCGCACGTGGGCCTGACGAAATCCGCGTGATGGAGCATGCGACCCATGTCCGAGCAAACCTGCTGTCCTTGGTGTCGAAATGCGTCCCCGTCTTCGCCCCCAGATCGAGATCGTGCGCACGGCGCCCGATCACTTCTTGGCGCGTGATCGCGAGACGGGCGATTTTCTCGAACTCGGGATCGACGAGCGGTATCTTCTGGCCTGTTGCGACGGCGAGCATACGCTGGCGGACATGGCCGCTCGGTTTCACGCCCGCTTCGGCCGCGAGATTCCGCCGCGTTATCTGCGCGAGTTCGTCGAACAGCTCTTGGTGCAGGGGCTCGTGGTCGATGTCGATGCGAAGCAGCAGCGTCTCGAGATCGTCTCTCCGGCGCCTGCGCATGTGGCAGGTCCAACCTTGCCGCCACCGGCACCTTTTTCGAACGACGATCTCCACGGACGTTTGAATCATCGCTTCGATCTGCTCGCGCTCTTTTTCGGCTGGCTGGTGCATCCGCTGATGGCCGTGCCGGTCCTGTTGTTGACGATGTGCGCGGCGATGATTCTGTTCCAGCACTACAATCGGCTGGAGCGCGCCAGCATCTTGTTGCACCGGCGATTCTCTCTGCAGGAGGTGATCGTCATCTGGCTGGCGGCCTCGGTGACCGTGTTGGGGATGCCGACGGCGATCTTGAAGGGCATGGCGTGTCGTGTGTTTGGCGGCATCGTGACAAGTTTTCGTCTTCATTTCCATCGCGGGTTGATTCCCTATTTCAAGTGCGATCTGGGAGAATCGTTCTTCGTCATGGATGAGCGGGCGCGCTGGACGCTGTTGAGCCTGGGCATCTGGGTGCGACTGGCGTTCGGCTCGCTGGCCCTGGTGACCTGGACGATCGTCGATCCCGGCAGCGAGTTGAGCTCGTACTGCCTGATTATTGCCGGGCCGGCGCTGGCAGGTTTGTTGTTGCGTCTCAATCCGCTGGCGCCGCTCGATGGGTATGCGCTGTTGTGCTACGCGTGCGAGGTACCGCAACTCGAGGATCGCGCCAAGCACGAAACGCGTGCCTGGCTCTTTGGCCGAGTCGCGCCCGAGGCCCTACCGCCGCGCACGCGGTTCTGGTTCCGCGTCTATGGGCTGTTGCACGATGCCTGGCTCG
This genomic stretch from Pirellulales bacterium harbors:
- a CDS encoding alkaline phosphatase family protein, whose translation is MSRPRPIAVIGLDCAEASLVFREFRDELPHLRGLMESGSYGVLNSCHPPITVPAWACMTSGYDAGQLGVYGFRNRKDHSYENLSLALSTSIKKPRIWDHFSAAGRTSICLGVPQTFPILKPPKGIMISSFLTPDKESPWCVPKSLAPEVDRVAEGDYIIDARNFRTHDKKWLLEEIRTMTRRRFLVADHLATTQPWDLFWMVEMGTDRIHHGFWHYCDPTHPKFPGEDNPFRWALRDYYREIDGYIGRLLSKLPAETLVVVVSDHGAQPMYGGIAVNEWLIQKGYLVLHEYPSEPTPTPKLKIDWSQTRVWSEGGYYARVFFNVKGRERNGVIEPHEYEAWRDRIIAEMEALPGPDGQPIGTRVHRPEELFREQNNIPPDLITYWGMMSWRSVGTVGGREIYVPENDTGPDEANHDWSGIFISRDPLVAGGGEVEGLRLLDVGVSLLAAAGLPVPADTAGQPSIRWS